A part of Alkalispirochaeta americana genomic DNA contains:
- a CDS encoding Na+/H+ antiporter NhaC family protein: MHDTPISTPEAQGTSPGNTPSCVALLPLLLFLALFIGTGAALTLRGTSMAFYQLSAAVAVLPALVLSLLLGMGRSKTSLDTQLATFVRGVGDSNIITMCLIYLLAGAFASVATSIGGVTSTVNLGLALVPPAFVLPGLFLIAAFVSTAMGTSMGTIAAVAPIAVGVGEQTSVALPLLMGAVVGGAMFGDNLSMISDTTIAATRTQECQLKDKFRVNLYIALPAALAAVLVFAILGADGTITEAGDYRILTALPYLVILGMALAGVNVFAVLATGILFTGVVGLTVVPGYAVLQFSRDIFQGFQKMQEIMVLSMFIGGLGELIRDQGGIAWILGRIDRITARSRGKNRRRTGELSIAGLVSAADICTANNTVAIILSGGLAQEIARKNGVDPRRSASILDVFSCVFQGIMPYAAQVLLAGSVAGISPVAIVGNNYYCFILALAGCVAIASGRPRFSRRS, from the coding sequence TTGCACGATACACCGATCTCCACTCCGGAAGCGCAGGGCACGTCCCCGGGCAACACCCCCTCTTGTGTGGCGCTCTTGCCGCTGCTTCTTTTTCTGGCACTTTTTATTGGAACCGGCGCGGCCCTGACGCTGCGGGGAACCTCCATGGCCTTCTACCAGCTCTCGGCAGCCGTGGCTGTTTTGCCGGCCCTGGTCCTGAGTCTTCTCCTGGGCATGGGACGAAGCAAGACCAGCCTTGATACACAGCTGGCCACGTTTGTCCGCGGCGTAGGGGACAGCAACATCATCACCATGTGCCTGATCTACCTGCTGGCAGGAGCCTTCGCCTCGGTGGCGACCTCCATTGGAGGGGTCACGTCCACGGTAAACCTGGGGCTGGCCCTGGTTCCTCCCGCCTTCGTGCTCCCCGGGCTCTTTCTGATCGCTGCCTTTGTATCCACCGCTATGGGAACCTCCATGGGCACCATCGCCGCTGTCGCACCTATCGCGGTGGGCGTGGGAGAGCAAACTTCCGTGGCTTTGCCGTTACTCATGGGCGCTGTCGTGGGAGGAGCCATGTTCGGCGACAACCTCTCCATGATTTCCGATACAACTATCGCAGCAACCCGCACCCAGGAGTGTCAGCTCAAGGACAAGTTCCGGGTAAATCTCTATATCGCCCTTCCCGCAGCCCTGGCAGCAGTTCTGGTTTTTGCGATCCTTGGAGCCGACGGAACCATAACAGAAGCGGGAGACTACCGGATTCTTACAGCCCTGCCCTATCTGGTAATTCTGGGGATGGCTCTGGCCGGAGTGAACGTCTTTGCCGTGCTGGCCACGGGAATTCTCTTCACCGGGGTGGTGGGCCTCACGGTGGTCCCCGGCTACGCCGTTCTGCAGTTCTCCCGGGATATTTTTCAGGGCTTCCAGAAGATGCAGGAGATCATGGTGCTCTCCATGTTCATCGGCGGTCTGGGCGAACTCATCCGGGACCAGGGAGGTATCGCCTGGATTCTGGGACGGATCGACAGGATCACCGCCCGGTCACGAGGAAAGAACCGACGGCGCACGGGCGAGCTGAGCATTGCCGGCTTGGTCTCGGCAGCCGATATCTGCACCGCCAACAACACCGTGGCGATTATTCTCTCCGGGGGGCTGGCTCAGGAGATTGCCCGGAAAAACGGTGTTGACCCTCGCCGTAGCGCCAGCATCCTCGATGTGTTTTCCTGCGTCTTCCAGGGGATCATGCCCTACGCGGCACAGGTGCTTCTGGCGGGTTCTGTGGCGGGGATCTCCCCCGTGGCGATTGTGGGGAACAACTATTACTGCTTCATTCTGGCCCTGGCGGGCTGCGTTGCCATTGCCAGCGGACGACCCCGGTTTTCCCGGCGATCCTGA
- a CDS encoding chemotaxis protein CheX, which yields MRAEHINPFLNATINMFQQMFGLTPDALDPYVLEHSAKHRWEISGILGITGEARGLIAIRFHRALTLKLLQKSGITTTNPDDEDEMINSMVGELINIVAGNAVSAMSGQSIDISPPIIVQGENHRLSWPKSEPTICIPFRTPTGPFVVNVCIK from the coding sequence ATGCGAGCTGAACACATAAATCCTTTTCTGAACGCAACGATCAATATGTTCCAGCAGATGTTCGGCCTCACCCCTGATGCCCTGGACCCCTACGTGCTGGAGCACAGTGCAAAGCACCGCTGGGAGATCTCGGGAATCCTGGGAATTACCGGCGAGGCCCGAGGGCTGATCGCCATCAGGTTTCATCGGGCCCTGACACTGAAACTTCTGCAGAAATCGGGTATCACCACCACCAATCCCGACGATGAAGACGAGATGATCAACAGCATGGTGGGGGAGCTGATCAATATCGTTGCGGGTAACGCTGTTTCGGCCATGAGCGGGCAATCGATCGATATTTCCCCGCCCATCATCGTACAGGGGGAAAACCACCGCCTCTCCTGGCCCAAGTCGGAACCCACAATCTGCATTCCCTTCCGCACGCCCACCGGGCCCTTTGTGGTAAACGTCTGCATAAAGTGA
- a CDS encoding MarR family winged helix-turn-helix transcriptional regulator, with product MKDNDHPSKSNTDPSLDTPTVVHLTKRLRKIARGFDKHSRYLQEHHHITVPQVICLKEVAEQDTITLSKLTKIVALTNSTVTGIVDRLEKQDLLHRVRSSSDRRQIHLCLTEKGTAFLQEIPSAVPRRFIEGMQSYTPAEVEQILWAVDQIADLLDPDSASSHGE from the coding sequence ATGAAAGATAACGATCACCCATCCAAGTCCAATACCGACCCGTCCCTGGATACACCCACGGTGGTGCATTTGACCAAACGGCTCAGAAAGATAGCCCGGGGCTTCGACAAGCACTCCCGGTATCTCCAGGAACACCACCATATCACCGTTCCCCAGGTGATATGCCTCAAGGAAGTTGCCGAGCAGGACACCATCACCCTGAGCAAACTCACCAAAATCGTGGCACTCACAAATAGCACCGTCACAGGGATTGTGGACCGCCTGGAAAAGCAGGATTTGCTGCACCGGGTGCGGAGCAGCAGCGACCGCCGCCAGATCCACCTGTGCCTGACCGAAAAAGGAACGGCCTTTCTTCAGGAAATTCCCTCGGCTGTGCCAAGGCGGTTTATAGAGGGCATGCAGAGCTATACTCCTGCCGAGGTGGAACAGATTCTCTGGGCCGTGGACCAGATCGCCGACCTTCTGGATCCCGATAGCGCCTCCAGCCACGGGGAATAA
- the gdhA gene encoding NADP-specific glutamate dehydrogenase, translating to MSYVESVLADVQQRYPEQREFLQALETVLHSITPVFGDHPEYQEGGVLERLVEPERIIIFRVPWVDDAGNVQVNRGFRVQFCSALGPYKGGLRFHPTVNLSIMKFLSFEQIFKNSLTGLQLGGGKGGSDFDPKGKTDNEVMRFCQSFMTELSRYIGPQTDIPAGDIGVGAREIGYLFGQYRKMRNEFTGTLTGKRLDWGGSLVRPEATGYGAVYFAEEMLQGAGESIEGKACAVSGSGNVAQFTLQKLLDLGAKPVTLSDSGGFIYDPQGISRERLEWVMELKNEKRGRIKEYADEFGVEYYPGQRPWSVPCDAAFPCATQNELDKDDAGKLISQGCKVVAEGANMPTSTEAIRDLIAAGVLYGPGKAANAGGVATSGLEMSQNAMHLSWSFDEVDKRLREIMRNIYRATAEAADRYNAPGNFELGANIAGFRKVADAILDQGVI from the coding sequence ATGTCCTATGTAGAATCAGTACTTGCCGATGTGCAACAACGATATCCCGAGCAACGGGAGTTTCTTCAGGCTCTGGAGACGGTCCTGCACTCGATCACGCCGGTTTTCGGCGATCACCCGGAGTATCAGGAGGGGGGCGTTCTGGAGCGGCTGGTCGAGCCGGAGCGCATCATCATCTTCCGTGTCCCCTGGGTGGACGATGCGGGCAACGTCCAGGTGAACCGGGGGTTCCGGGTGCAGTTCTGCAGCGCCCTGGGCCCCTACAAGGGCGGGCTGCGCTTTCATCCCACGGTGAACCTGAGCATCATGAAGTTTCTCAGCTTTGAGCAGATCTTCAAGAACAGCCTCACGGGGTTGCAGCTGGGCGGGGGAAAGGGAGGAAGCGACTTTGATCCCAAGGGGAAAACCGACAACGAAGTAATGCGCTTCTGCCAGTCCTTCATGACGGAGCTTTCCCGCTATATCGGTCCCCAGACAGACATTCCTGCCGGTGATATCGGTGTGGGAGCCCGGGAGATCGGCTATCTCTTTGGCCAGTACCGGAAGATGCGTAACGAGTTCACGGGAACACTCACGGGGAAACGGCTGGACTGGGGTGGTTCGCTGGTCCGACCCGAGGCAACCGGCTACGGAGCAGTGTACTTTGCCGAGGAGATGCTCCAGGGTGCAGGAGAGTCCATCGAGGGCAAGGCGTGCGCCGTTTCGGGAAGCGGCAATGTGGCGCAGTTCACCCTTCAGAAACTCCTTGATCTGGGAGCAAAACCGGTTACCCTCTCCGATTCCGGCGGATTCATTTATGATCCCCAGGGGATCAGTCGGGAACGCCTGGAGTGGGTCATGGAACTCAAGAACGAAAAACGGGGTCGCATCAAGGAATACGCCGACGAGTTCGGGGTTGAGTATTATCCCGGGCAACGTCCCTGGAGTGTGCCCTGCGATGCAGCCTTCCCCTGTGCAACCCAGAACGAGCTTGACAAGGACGATGCCGGAAAGCTTATCTCGCAGGGGTGCAAAGTAGTTGCCGAAGGTGCCAACATGCCCACGTCAACCGAGGCGATCCGTGACCTGATCGCTGCGGGTGTGCTCTACGGCCCGGGTAAAGCTGCCAACGCCGGAGGAGTTGCCACGAGCGGCCTCGAGATGAGTCAGAACGCCATGCACCTGAGCTGGAGTTTCGACGAGGTCGACAAGCGCCTGCGGGAGATCATGCGGAATATCTATCGCGCCACGGCTGAAGCAGCCGATCGGTACAACGCACCGGGCAACTTTGAACTCGGTGCAAATATCGCCGGGTTCCGGAAGGTCGCCGATGCAATTCTGGACCAGGGCGTGATCTGA